A stretch of Enterobacter cloacae complex sp. ECNIH7 DNA encodes these proteins:
- the pepA gene encoding leucyl aminopeptidase, with the protein MEFSVKSGSPEKQRSACIVVGVFEPRRLSPIAEQLDKISDGYISALLRRGELEGKPGQTLLLHHVPNVLSERILLIGCGKERELDERQYKQVIQKTINTLNDTGSMEAVCFLTELHVKGRNTYWKVRQAVETAKESLYSFDQLKTNKSEPRRPLRKMVFNVPTRRELTSGERAIQHGLAIAAGIKAAKDLGNMPPNICNAAYLASQARQLADAYSKNVITRVIGEQQMKELGMHSYLAVGNGSQNESLMSVIEYKGNPSEDARPIVLVGKGLTFDSGGISIKPAEGMDEMKYDMCGAAAVYGVMRMVAELQLPINVIGVLAGCENMPGGRAYRPGDVLTTMSGQTVEVLNTDAEGRLVLCDVLTYVERFEPEAVIDVATLTGACVIALGHHITGLMSNHNPLAHELIGASEQAGDRAWRLPLGDEYQDQLESNFADMANIGGRPGGAITAGCFLARFTRKYNWAHLDIAGTAWRSGKAKGATGRPVALLSQFLLNRAGFNGDE; encoded by the coding sequence ATGGAGTTCAGTGTAAAAAGCGGTAGCCCGGAGAAACAGCGGAGTGCCTGCATCGTTGTGGGCGTCTTTGAACCACGCCGACTCTCCCCGATCGCCGAGCAACTCGATAAAATCAGTGACGGCTATATTAGCGCCCTGCTGCGCCGTGGCGAACTGGAAGGCAAACCTGGGCAGACGCTGTTACTGCACCATGTTCCGAACGTACTGTCAGAACGTATTCTGCTGATTGGCTGCGGCAAAGAACGCGAGCTGGATGAACGTCAGTATAAGCAGGTGATTCAGAAAACAATCAATACGCTGAATGATACCGGCTCAATGGAAGCCGTCTGCTTCCTGACGGAACTGCACGTTAAAGGACGTAACACCTACTGGAAAGTGCGTCAGGCGGTTGAAACGGCAAAAGAGAGCCTGTACAGCTTCGATCAGCTGAAGACCAATAAAAGCGAGCCGCGTCGTCCACTGCGTAAAATGGTCTTTAACGTGCCGACCCGTCGCGAGCTGACCAGCGGCGAACGCGCGATCCAGCACGGTCTGGCGATCGCAGCCGGCATTAAAGCGGCCAAAGATCTCGGCAACATGCCGCCTAACATCTGTAACGCGGCGTACCTGGCCTCTCAGGCGCGTCAGCTGGCCGACGCCTACAGCAAAAACGTCATTACCCGCGTCATCGGCGAACAGCAGATGAAAGAGCTGGGGATGCACTCTTACCTGGCGGTCGGTAACGGCTCGCAGAACGAATCCCTGATGTCCGTCATCGAGTACAAAGGCAATCCATCCGAAGACGCGCGCCCGATTGTGCTCGTCGGTAAAGGCCTGACCTTCGACTCCGGCGGTATCTCCATCAAGCCTGCCGAAGGCATGGATGAGATGAAGTACGACATGTGCGGTGCGGCGGCGGTTTACGGCGTGATGCGCATGGTCGCGGAACTGCAGCTGCCTATCAACGTGATCGGCGTTCTGGCGGGCTGCGAAAACATGCCTGGCGGGCGCGCCTATCGTCCGGGTGACGTTCTGACCACCATGTCCGGCCAGACCGTTGAAGTGCTGAACACCGACGCCGAAGGCCGTCTGGTACTCTGTGACGTGCTGACCTACGTTGAGCGCTTCGAGCCGGAAGCGGTGATTGACGTCGCTACCCTCACCGGAGCCTGTGTGATTGCGCTGGGCCACCACATCACCGGCCTGATGTCGAACCACAATCCGCTGGCGCACGAGCTTATTGGTGCCTCAGAGCAGGCCGGGGACCGCGCATGGCGTCTGCCGCTGGGTGACGAGTATCAGGATCAGCTGGAGTCTAACTTTGCGGATATGGCGAACATTGGCGGACGTCCTGGCGGGGCGATCACCGCGGGCTGCTTCCTGGCACGCTTCACCCGCAAGTACAACTGGGCGCACCTGGATATCGCGGGCACCGCATGGCGCTCCGGTAAAGCTAAAGGCGCAACCGGTCGTCCAGTGGCGCTGCTGTCGCAGTTCCTGCTGAACCGCGCAGGTTTTAACGGCGACGAGTAA
- the holC gene encoding DNA polymerase III subunit chi — MKNATFYLLDNDTHQDGLSAVEQLVCEIAAERWRAGKRVLIACEDEQQAIRLDEALWARPPESFVPHNLSGEGPRGGAPVEIAWPQKRNSSARDILISLRIDFADFATAFTEVVDFVPYEESLKQLARERYKAYRLAGFNLNTATWK, encoded by the coding sequence ATGAAGAATGCAACGTTCTACCTTCTGGACAACGACACCCATCAGGATGGCCTCAGCGCCGTAGAACAGCTGGTGTGTGAAATTGCCGCAGAACGTTGGCGCGCAGGTAAACGCGTTCTGATTGCCTGTGAAGATGAACAGCAGGCGATTCGCCTGGATGAAGCGCTGTGGGCGCGCCCGCCGGAGAGTTTTGTGCCGCATAACCTGTCGGGCGAAGGCCCGCGCGGCGGTGCACCGGTTGAAATTGCCTGGCCGCAAAAGCGCAACAGCAGCGCGCGCGATATTCTGATTAGCCTGCGGATAGATTTTGCAGATTTTGCCACCGCTTTCACAGAAGTGGTAGACTTTGTCCCTTACGAAGAATCTTTGAAACAACTGGCGCGCGAACGCTATAAAGCGTACCGCCTGGCTGGTTTTAACCTGAATACGGCAACCTGGAAATAA
- a CDS encoding valine--tRNA ligase, whose product MEKTYNPRDIEQPLYEHWEQQGYFKPNGDESKESFCIMIPPPNVTGSLHMGHAFQQTIMDTMIRYQRMQGKNTLWQAGTDHAGIATQMVVERKIAAEEGKTRHDYGRDAFIDKIWQWKAESGGTITRQMRRLGNSVDWERERFTMDEGLSNAVKEVFVRLYKEDLIYRGKRLVNWDPKLRTAISDLEVENRESKGSMWHIRYPLADGAKTADGKDYLVVATTRPETLLGDTGVAVNPEDPRYKDLIGKFVVLPLVNRRIPIVGDEHADMEKGTGCVKITPAHDFNDYEVGRRHALPMINILTFDGDIRESAEVYDTKGNESDVYSSDIPAEFQKLERFAARKAIVAAVDALGLLEEIKPHDLTVPYGDRGGVVIEPMLTDQWYVRADVLAKPAVEAVENGSIQFVPKQYENMYFSWMRDIQDWCISRQLWWGHRIPAWYDNEGNVYVGRSEDEVRQENNLSADVALRQDEDVLDTWFSSALWTFSTLGWPENTDALRQFHPTSVMVSGFDIIFFWIARMIMMTMHFIKDEDGKPQVPFHTVYMTGLIRDDEGQKMSKSKGNVIDPLDMVDGISLEDLLEKRTGNMMQPQLAEKIRKRTEKQFPNGIESHGTDALRFTLAALASTGRDINWDMKRLEGYRNFCNKLWNASRFVLMNTEDQDCGFNGGEMTLSLADRWILAEFNQTVKAFREALDSYRFDIAAGILYEFTWNQFCDWYLELAKPVMNGGTEAELRGTRNTLITVLEGLLRLAHPVIPFITETIWQRVKVIAGINADTIMLQPFPEFDAAKVDEAASADTEWLKQAIVAVRNIRAEMNIAPGKPLELLLRGCSEAVVRRVTENNTFLKTMARLESITVLPADDKGPVSVTKIIDGAELLIPMAGLIDKDAELARLAKEVAKVDVEIGKIESKLANEGFVARAPEAVIAKERERLVAFADAKTKLIEQQAVIAAL is encoded by the coding sequence ATGGAAAAGACATATAACCCACGCGATATCGAACAGCCGCTTTACGAGCACTGGGAACAGCAGGGCTATTTCAAGCCTAACGGCGACGAAAGCAAAGAGTCCTTCTGCATCATGATCCCGCCGCCGAACGTCACCGGCAGTTTGCATATGGGTCATGCTTTCCAGCAGACCATCATGGACACCATGATCCGCTACCAGCGCATGCAGGGTAAAAACACCCTGTGGCAGGCGGGGACTGACCACGCGGGTATCGCGACCCAGATGGTAGTTGAGCGTAAAATTGCCGCTGAAGAAGGAAAAACCCGCCACGACTACGGTCGCGACGCGTTCATCGACAAAATCTGGCAGTGGAAGGCGGAATCCGGCGGCACAATTACCCGTCAGATGCGCCGTCTAGGCAACTCCGTGGACTGGGAGCGCGAGCGCTTCACCATGGACGAAGGCCTGTCCAACGCCGTTAAAGAAGTTTTCGTCCGCCTGTACAAAGAAGACCTGATTTACCGCGGCAAACGCCTGGTAAACTGGGATCCAAAACTGCGCACCGCCATCTCTGACCTGGAAGTGGAAAACCGCGAGTCTAAAGGCTCCATGTGGCACATCCGCTATCCGCTGGCCGATGGCGCAAAAACCGCCGACGGTAAAGATTACCTGGTGGTCGCGACCACCCGTCCGGAAACCCTGCTGGGCGATACCGGCGTAGCCGTTAACCCGGAAGATCCGCGTTATAAAGATCTGATCGGCAAATTCGTGGTGCTGCCGCTGGTAAACCGCCGTATTCCGATTGTGGGCGACGAACACGCCGACATGGAAAAAGGCACCGGCTGCGTAAAAATCACCCCTGCACACGACTTCAACGACTATGAAGTCGGCCGTCGTCACGCCCTGCCGATGATCAACATTCTGACCTTCGACGGTGATATCCGCGAAAGCGCAGAAGTGTACGACACCAAAGGCAACGAATCCGACGTTTACTCCAGCGACATCCCGGCTGAGTTCCAGAAGCTGGAGCGTTTTGCCGCGCGTAAAGCCATCGTGGCTGCCGTTGACGCGCTCGGCCTGCTGGAAGAGATCAAACCTCACGATCTGACCGTGCCGTACGGCGACCGTGGCGGCGTGGTTATCGAGCCAATGCTGACCGACCAGTGGTACGTGCGTGCCGACGTGCTGGCGAAACCGGCTGTGGAAGCGGTTGAGAACGGCAGCATTCAGTTCGTGCCGAAGCAGTACGAAAACATGTACTTCTCCTGGATGCGCGACATTCAGGACTGGTGTATCTCCCGTCAGCTGTGGTGGGGTCACCGTATTCCGGCGTGGTACGACAACGAAGGCAACGTTTACGTTGGCCGTAGCGAAGACGAAGTGCGTCAGGAAAACAACCTGAGCGCGGACGTTGCGCTGCGTCAGGACGAAGACGTTCTGGACACCTGGTTCTCCTCCGCGCTGTGGACCTTCTCCACCCTCGGCTGGCCAGAAAACACCGACGCACTGCGTCAGTTCCACCCAACCAGCGTGATGGTGTCCGGCTTCGACATTATCTTCTTCTGGATTGCCCGCATGATCATGATGACCATGCACTTCATCAAAGACGAAGACGGCAAGCCGCAGGTTCCGTTCCATACCGTCTACATGACCGGTCTGATCCGCGACGATGAAGGCCAGAAGATGTCCAAGTCCAAGGGGAACGTGATTGACCCGCTGGATATGGTTGACGGTATCTCTCTGGAAGATCTGCTGGAAAAACGTACCGGCAACATGATGCAGCCGCAGCTGGCTGAGAAAATCCGCAAGCGCACCGAGAAGCAGTTCCCGAACGGGATCGAGTCTCACGGTACCGACGCCCTGCGCTTCACCCTGGCGGCACTGGCCTCAACCGGTCGTGACATCAACTGGGACATGAAGCGTCTGGAAGGTTACCGTAACTTCTGTAACAAACTGTGGAACGCCAGCCGCTTCGTGCTGATGAATACCGAAGATCAGGACTGTGGCTTCAACGGCGGCGAGATGACGCTGTCTCTGGCAGACCGCTGGATCCTGGCGGAATTCAACCAGACGGTGAAAGCGTTCCGCGAGGCGCTGGACAGCTACCGCTTCGATATCGCGGCGGGCATTCTGTATGAATTCACCTGGAACCAGTTCTGCGACTGGTATCTGGAGCTGGCGAAGCCGGTGATGAACGGCGGCACTGAGGCGGAACTACGCGGCACGCGCAACACGCTGATTACCGTTCTGGAAGGCCTGCTGCGCCTGGCGCATCCGGTCATTCCATTTATCACCGAAACCATCTGGCAGCGCGTGAAGGTAATTGCGGGCATCAACGCCGATACCATCATGCTGCAGCCGTTCCCGGAATTCGATGCGGCCAAGGTTGATGAAGCGGCGTCCGCGGATACCGAGTGGCTGAAACAGGCGATCGTTGCGGTACGTAACATCCGTGCTGAAATGAACATCGCCCCTGGCAAACCGCTGGAGCTGCTGCTTCGTGGCTGCAGCGAAGCGGTCGTTCGTCGCGTCACTGAGAACAACACTTTCCTGAAGACCATGGCGCGTCTGGAAAGCATCACCGTGCTGCCTGCGGATGACAAAGGTCCGGTTTCCGTGACCAAAATCATCGACGGTGCCGAGCTGCTGATCCCGATGGCGGGCCTGATCGACAAAGACGCCGAGCTGGCTCGTCTGGCGAAAGAAGTGGCAAAAGTCGACGTGGAAATTGGCAAAATCGAAAGCAAGCTGGCGAACGAAGGCTTTGTGGCCCGCGCGCCGGAAGCGGTCATCGCGAAAGAGCGCGAGCGTCTGGTTGCTTTCGCCGATGCGAAGACCAAACTGATCGAGCAGCAGGCGGTTATCGCAGCCCTGTAA
- a CDS encoding GNAT family N-acetyltransferase — MSVITPVATTMRRIAEQDNPAIAAVIRTVSAEYGLTADKGYTVADPNLDELYQLYSQPGHAYWVIEQNGQVVGGGGVAPLSCSEPDICELQKMYFLPTARGQGLAKKLALIALDHARKQGFTRCYLETTAFLKEAIGLYEHLGFEHIDAPLGCTGHVDCEVRMLKSL; from the coding sequence ATGAGCGTGATTACCCCCGTCGCGACGACGATGCGCCGGATCGCTGAGCAGGATAACCCGGCAATCGCCGCCGTTATCCGCACCGTTTCTGCCGAATATGGCCTGACGGCTGACAAAGGCTACACGGTTGCTGACCCGAACCTGGACGAGCTTTACCAGCTCTACAGCCAGCCAGGGCATGCCTACTGGGTAATCGAGCAGAACGGCCAGGTGGTGGGCGGCGGCGGCGTAGCGCCCCTCAGCTGCAGCGAGCCGGATATCTGTGAACTACAGAAAATGTATTTCCTGCCAACGGCGCGCGGGCAAGGACTGGCAAAAAAGCTGGCGCTGATTGCGCTGGACCACGCGCGCAAGCAGGGTTTTACACGCTGCTACCTTGAAACAACCGCTTTCCTCAAAGAGGCCATCGGCCTGTATGAACATCTGGGCTTTGAGCATATCGATGCACCGCTGGGCTGTACCGGCCACGTTGATTGCGAAGTCAGAATGCTGAAAAGTCTGTAA
- the ahr gene encoding NADPH-dependent aldehyde reductase Ahr → MSKIKSYAAPQAGAELELYEYDAGELKAEDVEVQVDYCGICHSDLSMIDNEWGFSSYPLVAGHEVIGRVVALGSAAQDKGLKVGQRVGIGWTARSCGHCDACISGNQINCLEGAVPTILNKGGFADKLRADWQWVIPLPDSIDIESAGPLLCGGITVFKPLLMHHITATSRVGVIGIGGLGHIAIKLLHAMGCEVTAFSSNPAKEKEVLAMGADKVVNSRDPEALNALAGQFDLIINTVNVDLNWQPYFEALAYGGNFHTVGAVMKPLPVPAFTLIGGDRSVSGSATGTPFELRKLMKFAGRTKVAPTTELYPMSKINEAIQHVRDGKARYRVVLKADF, encoded by the coding sequence ATGTCGAAGATAAAAAGCTACGCCGCACCGCAGGCGGGTGCAGAACTTGAGCTGTACGAGTACGATGCCGGCGAACTAAAAGCAGAAGACGTCGAAGTACAGGTTGATTACTGCGGGATCTGCCACTCGGATCTCTCGATGATCGATAACGAATGGGGCTTCTCCAGCTATCCGCTGGTTGCCGGGCACGAAGTTATTGGCCGCGTCGTGGCGCTCGGTAGCGCCGCGCAGGACAAAGGGCTGAAAGTGGGCCAGCGCGTGGGCATTGGCTGGACGGCACGCAGCTGTGGCCACTGTGACGCCTGTATCAGCGGTAATCAGATCAACTGCCTCGAAGGCGCCGTTCCCACCATTCTGAACAAAGGCGGTTTTGCCGACAAACTGCGCGCCGACTGGCAATGGGTGATCCCGCTGCCGGACAGCATTGATATCGAATCCGCCGGTCCGCTGCTGTGCGGCGGTATCACCGTCTTCAAACCCCTGCTGATGCACCATATCACCGCCACCAGCCGCGTGGGCGTGATTGGTATTGGCGGTCTGGGCCATATCGCTATCAAGCTGCTGCACGCGATGGGCTGTGAAGTCACGGCATTCAGCTCGAACCCGGCGAAAGAGAAAGAAGTGCTGGCGATGGGTGCGGATAAAGTCGTGAACAGCCGCGATCCTGAAGCGCTTAACGCGCTGGCTGGGCAGTTTGACCTGATCATCAACACCGTTAACGTCGATCTCAACTGGCAGCCGTACTTTGAGGCGCTGGCCTACGGCGGTAACTTCCATACCGTAGGTGCTGTGATGAAGCCGCTGCCGGTTCCGGCGTTTACCCTGATCGGCGGGGATCGCAGCGTGTCAGGCTCCGCGACCGGTACGCCGTTTGAGTTGCGCAAGCTGATGAAGTTTGCCGGACGCACCAAAGTGGCCCCGACCACTGAACTGTATCCGATGTCGAAAATCAACGAAGCGATCCAGCACGTGCGTGACGGCAAAGCCCGCTACCGCGTGGTGTTGAAAGCGGATTTTTGA
- a CDS encoding dihydroxyacetone kinase subunit DhaK → MSRFFFNDRKQLVNDAIEGILLSAPHANLVKLDIDPAIRIVARGDWDKSRVAVISGGGSGHEPAHAGFVGKGMLTAAVCGDLFASPSVDAVLNAIVAVTGDRGCLLIVKNYTGDRLNFGLAAEKAKRYGLKVEMAIVADDIALPDNKQPRGIAGTALVHKIAGYAAEHGKSLSEVRDIAQQACDNLWSLGVAMQTCNLPGSDEEEGRIKQGHVELGLGIHGEPGASVVDTQNSKAIIDTLVTPLRAQAGEGRFAVLINNLGGVSALEMALLTKELAHSALKEEIAYLIGPAPLVSALDMKGFSLTLLKLNDFFEKAIHAEVETLGWQKPVAFAPLRTVAHTAIHDRVEYTPSDNLRVGEYVSSVTKTLLQLENRLNALDAKVGDGDTGSTFAQGARDIAQRLEDRKLPLDNVSTLLLLVGERLATVMGGSSGVLMSIFFTAAGQKLHDGQPLPEALLSGLAQMKQYGGADLGDRTLIDALQPALEALLKGDIEAAAQAAQHGAEATAKMAKAGAGRSSYVNKENLDGVMDPGAVAVAEVFKALVDAKR, encoded by the coding sequence ATGTCCAGATTCTTCTTTAACGATCGCAAACAGCTGGTCAACGATGCCATTGAAGGCATACTGCTTTCTGCGCCACACGCAAATCTCGTCAAACTTGATATCGATCCGGCCATCAGGATCGTCGCACGCGGCGACTGGGACAAAAGCCGCGTGGCGGTGATCTCCGGCGGCGGCTCAGGCCACGAACCCGCGCACGCCGGGTTTGTCGGCAAAGGGATGCTGACGGCGGCAGTGTGTGGCGATCTGTTTGCCTCGCCGAGCGTGGATGCGGTGCTGAATGCCATTGTGGCGGTCACGGGCGATCGCGGCTGTCTGCTGATTGTCAAAAACTACACCGGCGATCGCCTGAACTTTGGCCTCGCGGCAGAAAAGGCCAAACGCTACGGTCTTAAGGTGGAGATGGCGATCGTGGCGGACGATATTGCGCTGCCGGATAACAAACAGCCGCGCGGTATTGCCGGTACGGCACTGGTGCACAAGATTGCGGGCTATGCGGCGGAGCACGGTAAATCGCTAAGCGAGGTGCGGGATATTGCGCAACAGGCCTGCGATAACCTCTGGAGTCTGGGCGTTGCGATGCAAACGTGCAACCTGCCGGGCAGCGACGAGGAAGAGGGGCGCATTAAGCAGGGCCATGTCGAGCTGGGGCTGGGCATTCACGGCGAGCCCGGTGCTTCCGTCGTGGATACGCAGAACAGCAAAGCCATTATCGACACGCTGGTGACGCCGTTACGCGCGCAGGCGGGAGAAGGGCGGTTTGCGGTATTGATTAACAATCTCGGCGGCGTATCGGCGCTGGAGATGGCGCTGCTGACCAAAGAGCTGGCGCATTCGGCGCTGAAAGAGGAGATCGCGTACCTGATAGGCCCCGCGCCGCTGGTGAGCGCGCTGGACATGAAGGGCTTTTCGCTCACGCTGCTTAAGCTCAACGACTTCTTTGAAAAGGCGATTCACGCCGAGGTCGAAACGCTGGGCTGGCAGAAGCCCGTGGCGTTTGCGCCACTGCGCACCGTGGCGCATACCGCCATTCACGATCGCGTGGAATACACTCCGTCGGACAATCTGCGGGTGGGAGAGTATGTCTCCTCGGTGACGAAAACGCTGCTCCAGCTGGAAAACCGACTGAACGCGCTGGATGCCAAAGTGGGCGACGGCGATACCGGCTCCACTTTTGCGCAAGGGGCGCGGGATATTGCGCAGCGTCTGGAGGATCGCAAGCTCCCGCTTGATAACGTATCGACGCTGCTGTTGCTGGTGGGCGAGCGCCTGGCGACGGTGATGGGCGGATCGAGCGGGGTGCTGATGTCGATCTTCTTCACTGCGGCCGGGCAAAAGCTTCACGATGGTCAGCCGCTGCCCGAGGCATTGCTCAGCGGGCTGGCGCAGATGAAGCAGTACGGTGGGGCAGATCTCGGCGATCGTACCCTGATCGATGCGCTGCAGCCGGCGCTGGAGGCGTTGCTGAAAGGCGATATCGAGGCAGCGGCGCAGGCCGCACAGCACGGTGCCGAAGCAACGGCGAAAATGGCGAAAGCCGGCGCGGGACGTTCATCGTATGTGAATAAAGAGAATCTGGATGGGGTAATGGATCCCGGTGCGGTCGCGGTGGCTGAGGTGTTTAAGGCCCTGGTAGATGCAAAACGGTAA
- a CDS encoding helicase HerA-like C-terminal domain-containing protein codes for MSTPLLIARTLEKELYLLPAMANRHGLITGATGTGKTVTLQKLAESLSEIGVPVFMADVKGDLTGVAQEGTASEKLLERLKNIGITDWTPHNNPVVVWDIFGEKGHPVRATVSDLGPLLLARLLNLNDVQSGVLNIIFRIADDQGLLLLDFKDLRAITQYIGDNAKSFQNQYGNISSASVGAIQRGLLTLEQQGAEHFFGEPMLDIKDWMRTDSSGKGIINILSSEKLYQMPKLYAASLLWMLSELYEQLPEAGDLEKPKLVFFFDEAHLLFNDAPQVLLDKIEQVIRLIRSKGVGVWFVSQNPSDIPDNVLGQLGNRVQHALRAFTPKDQKAVKAAAQTMRANPAFDTEAAIQALGTGEALISFLDAKGSPSVVERAMVIAPCSRMGPVTDDERNGLINHSPVYGKYEDEVDRESAFEMLQKGVQATTESQDAPAAKGQSVAVDDGILGGLKDILFGSTGPRGGKRDGVVQTMAKSAARQVTNQIVRGMLGSLLGGRRR; via the coding sequence ATGAGTACACCATTGTTAATTGCCCGGACGCTGGAAAAAGAGCTGTATTTACTGCCTGCGATGGCGAACCGCCACGGTCTGATCACCGGAGCGACCGGGACAGGCAAAACCGTCACCCTGCAAAAGCTGGCTGAGTCGCTTTCGGAGATTGGCGTACCGGTCTTTATGGCTGACGTGAAAGGCGATTTAACCGGTGTGGCTCAGGAAGGTACGGCCTCTGAGAAACTGCTTGAACGGCTGAAGAATATTGGCATCACGGACTGGACGCCGCATAACAATCCGGTGGTAGTGTGGGATATCTTTGGTGAGAAAGGCCACCCGGTGCGCGCTACCGTCTCCGACCTCGGCCCGCTGCTGCTGGCCCGTCTGCTTAACCTCAACGACGTGCAGTCCGGCGTGCTGAATATTATCTTCCGCATTGCCGACGATCAGGGGCTGTTGCTGCTTGATTTCAAAGATCTGCGCGCCATTACGCAGTACATCGGCGATAACGCCAAATCCTTCCAGAACCAGTACGGCAATATCAGCAGCGCCTCGGTGGGCGCCATTCAGCGCGGGTTGCTGACCCTGGAGCAACAGGGTGCCGAACACTTCTTCGGCGAGCCGATGCTGGATATTAAAGACTGGATGCGCACCGACAGCAGCGGCAAAGGCATCATCAACATTCTGAGCTCCGAGAAGCTCTACCAGATGCCAAAGCTCTACGCCGCCAGCCTGCTGTGGATGCTCTCTGAGCTCTACGAACAGTTACCCGAAGCGGGCGATCTGGAAAAACCGAAGCTGGTCTTCTTCTTCGACGAAGCGCACCTTCTGTTTAACGATGCGCCGCAGGTATTGCTGGATAAAATTGAACAGGTCATTCGCCTGATCCGCTCCAAAGGCGTTGGCGTCTGGTTTGTTTCACAAAACCCGTCGGATATCCCGGATAACGTGCTCGGCCAGCTCGGTAACCGCGTGCAGCACGCCCTGCGCGCCTTTACGCCGAAGGATCAGAAAGCGGTGAAAGCCGCCGCGCAGACCATGCGCGCTAATCCTGCCTTTGATACCGAAGCGGCGATTCAGGCGTTAGGCACCGGTGAAGCGCTGATCTCATTCCTGGATGCGAAGGGCAGCCCGTCCGTGGTGGAACGCGCCATGGTGATCGCGCCCTGCTCGCGCATGGGGCCGGTTACCGACGATGAACGTAACGGCCTGATTAACCACTCTCCGGTTTACGGGAAGTACGAAGACGAGGTTGATCGCGAGTCCGCGTTCGAGATGCTGCAAAAAGGAGTGCAGGCGACCACCGAATCCCAAGATGCGCCTGCCGCTAAAGGGCAGTCTGTCGCCGTGGATGACGGTATTCTCGGGGGTCTCAAAGACATCCTGTTCGGCAGCACCGGGCCGCGCGGCGGCAAGCGCGACGGCGTGGTACAAACCATGGCGAAAAGCGCCGCGAGACAGGTCACCAATCAGATAGTGCGCGGCATGCTGGGAAGTCTGTTAGGCGGCCGTCGCCGTTAG
- a CDS encoding TIGR01212 family radical SAM protein (This family includes YhcC from E. coli K-12, an uncharacterized radical SAM protein.) codes for MQLQKLVNMFGGDLLQRYGQKVHKLTLHGGFSCPNRDGTIGRGGCTFCNVASFADEAQQHKSIAEQLVHQASQVNRAKQYLAYFQAYTSTWAEVQVLRSMYQQAVSQTNIVGLCVGTRPDCVPDAVLDLLSEYKEQGYEIWLELGLQTAHDKTLHRINRGHDFACYQRTTRLARERGLKVCSHLIVGLPGEGQQHGLETLEKVVETGVDGIKLHPLHIVTGSIMAKAWEAGRLSGIELEDYTVTAGEMIRHTPPEIVYHRISASARRPTLLAPLWCENRWTGMVEIDRYLQENGVQGAALGRPWVPRLTATAA; via the coding sequence ATGCAGTTACAGAAATTAGTCAATATGTTTGGTGGGGATCTTTTGCAGCGGTATGGGCAAAAGGTTCATAAGCTGACGCTGCACGGCGGGTTTAGCTGCCCGAATCGCGATGGCACCATCGGGCGCGGCGGCTGCACCTTCTGTAACGTTGCGTCCTTTGCTGACGAAGCCCAGCAGCATAAATCTATCGCTGAACAGCTTGTCCATCAGGCAAGCCAGGTGAACCGCGCGAAGCAGTATCTGGCCTATTTTCAGGCCTACACCAGCACGTGGGCGGAAGTACAGGTGCTGCGCTCTATGTATCAGCAGGCCGTCAGCCAGACTAACATCGTTGGGCTGTGCGTGGGCACGCGCCCGGACTGCGTACCGGACGCGGTGCTGGACCTGCTCAGCGAGTACAAAGAGCAAGGCTACGAGATCTGGCTGGAGCTGGGCCTGCAGACCGCGCATGACAAAACCCTGCACCGTATTAACCGTGGCCATGATTTCGCCTGCTACCAGCGCACCACGCGCCTGGCCCGCGAGCGCGGGCTGAAGGTCTGCTCGCATCTGATTGTCGGCTTGCCGGGTGAAGGGCAGCAGCACGGCCTGGAGACGCTGGAAAAGGTGGTTGAGACCGGCGTGGACGGCATTAAGCTGCACCCGCTGCATATCGTTACGGGAAGCATTATGGCGAAAGCCTGGGAAGCCGGGCGGTTAAGCGGTATTGAGCTTGAGGACTATACGGTGACGGCGGGGGAGATGATTCGCCACACCCCGCCGGAAATCGTCTACCACCGCATCTCGGCCAGCGCCCGCCGTCCAACGCTTCTGGCACCGCTATGGTGTGAGAACCGCTGGACGGGGATGGTGGAAATCGACCGCTACCTGCAGGAGAACGGCGTGCAGGGGGCGGCGCTTGGCCGCCCGTGGGTTCCCCGTCTAACGGCGACGGCCGCCTAA